A region from the Pyrenophora tritici-repentis strain M4 chromosome Unknown M4_contig_00048, whole genome shotgun sequence genome encodes:
- a CDS encoding Velvet domain containing protein: MAWNPHSRNNTGRPEVVPQDRLIGSARRYELKVEQQPIRARMCGFGDKDRRPITPPPCIRLIVYDRITGRELDFNDIDSTYFVLMVDLWNQEGTPLSPSAAFQRSSHSQHQQ, encoded by the coding sequence ATGGCCTGGAATCCGCACAGCAGAAATAATACCGGTCGCCCAGAAGTAGTTCCGCAGGATCGCCTGATTGGGAGTGCAAGGAGATATGAGTTGAAGGTCGAACAGCAACCTATTCGAGCGCGCATGTGTGGATTCGGCGATAAAGACCGCAGGCCTataacgccgccgccatgTATCCGCCTCATCGTCTATGACCGGATTACGGGGCGAGAGCTGGACTTCAACGACATCGACAGCACCTACTTTGTCCTCATGGTGGACCTCTGGAACCAGGAAGGTACGCCGCTGTCACCTAGTGCGGCATTCCAGCGCAGCTCCCacagtcagcatcagcagtag